From Myxococcota bacterium, the proteins below share one genomic window:
- a CDS encoding GNAT family N-acyltransferase — translation MAVALASAREVPLLLDEIGRQRERSFRAVGEGTGAELDLDRFDGHYAHLFVWDHGRQALAGAYRVAAPDGFAGHELPRGLYTHTLFDYEREFLDRLGPSLELGRAFVTPEYQRCSRVLALLWQGIARALHLYGARRLFGAVSVSARYTRRSRGLIAAALLAHHRHAETAGLVRAREPFALEAADWSAAAGLSDPRALSARVAELEPDGAGVPVLVRRYLELGGKFAAWHVDRAFGDSLDGLMVLDLERANAARVALYSERRSSAARTSSVVS, via the coding sequence ATGGCCGTGGCGCTGGCCTCCGCGCGCGAGGTCCCGCTGCTCCTGGACGAGATCGGCCGCCAGCGCGAGCGTTCGTTTCGGGCCGTGGGCGAGGGCACGGGTGCGGAGCTCGACCTCGACCGCTTCGACGGTCACTACGCGCACCTGTTCGTGTGGGACCACGGGCGCCAGGCTCTGGCGGGCGCCTACCGCGTCGCGGCCCCGGACGGCTTCGCCGGCCACGAGCTGCCGCGCGGTCTCTACACCCACACGCTGTTCGACTACGAGCGCGAGTTCCTGGACCGGCTGGGCCCGAGCCTGGAGCTGGGGCGCGCGTTCGTGACTCCCGAATACCAGCGGTGCTCGCGTGTGCTCGCCCTGCTCTGGCAGGGGATCGCGCGGGCGCTGCACCTCTACGGCGCGCGGCGCCTGTTCGGCGCCGTCAGCGTGTCCGCGCGCTACACGCGCCGCTCGCGCGGCCTGATCGCCGCCGCGCTGCTGGCGCACCACCGCCACGCGGAGACCGCCGGTCTGGTGCGCGCGCGCGAGCCGTTTGCGCTCGAGGCCGCGGACTGGTCGGCGGCTGCGGGTCTCTCGGATCCGCGCGCGCTCTCCGCGCGCGTCGCCGAGCTCGAGCCCGACGGTGCGGGCGTTCCGGTCCTGGTGCGGCGCTATCTCGAGCTGGGCGGGAAGTTCGCTGCCTGGCACGTCGACCGCGCCTTCGGCGACTCACTCGATGGCCTGATGGTGCTCGACCTCGAGCGCGCGAACGCGGCCCGCGTGGCGCTCTACAGCGAGAGACGCTCCAGCGCCGCGCGCACGTCCTCGGTGGTCTCGTAG
- a CDS encoding peroxiredoxin: MTTPEVGDRAPDFELASNRGPVQLSALLSKGPVLLVFYPGDDTPVCTKQLCDYRDNLGVFQKLGIQVVALNPQSEASHGKFAEKHRLPFPVAADAGGAVTRAYGARGLFGMTKRALVLVGRDGKIAWRKTDFPIFYETTEDVRAALERLSL; the protein is encoded by the coding sequence ATGACTACACCCGAAGTCGGCGATCGCGCACCGGATTTCGAGCTGGCCTCGAATCGCGGGCCCGTGCAGCTCTCGGCCCTCCTGTCCAAGGGCCCCGTGCTGCTGGTCTTCTATCCCGGTGACGACACACCCGTGTGCACGAAACAGCTGTGCGACTACCGCGACAACCTGGGCGTGTTCCAGAAGCTCGGGATCCAGGTCGTGGCGCTGAACCCGCAGAGCGAAGCGTCGCACGGCAAGTTCGCCGAGAAGCACCGCCTGCCCTTCCCCGTGGCCGCGGACGCGGGTGGCGCGGTGACCCGCGCCTACGGCGCGCGCGGTCTGTTCGGCATGACCAAGCGCGCGCTCGTGCTGGTCGGGCGCGACGGGAAGATCGCCTGGCGGAAGACCGACTTCCCGATCTTCTACGAGACCACCGAGGACGTGCGCGCGGCGCTGGAGCGTCTCTCGCTGTAG
- a CDS encoding thiolase family protein — MELRKVVLVDGARSPFARGGRGKLVATRLDEAGAQVVRALLARNPKVKPRMIEDIGLGNVAGSGEFVGLGSVARLAGLPMEACNFVTNRQCGSSMETLHRVATSIMVGATDCGLALGIERMGRQLMGGGPRATPTRVTKLNPRLFQLTPEQRNMAPDHDQTFSVKFPDFILDSPPLQSMTQTAQNVAECYGLSRAELDAFSAESHRKCARAYEAGFYKDELVPLEVEEPVFDAEGNWVEAETGKTVLFDKDECLRPDTTAEKLAGLNPVKGIVSYGKQEIVITAGNSCPTNDGISVALLMSEDKARELRLEPLARIVGVGVAGVKPQVMGLGPIPSTKRALRHAGIGADQIDRVEFNEAFAAQVIPSLRDLGIPAERANVNGGSIAIGHPLGATGARLVTTVARELRRSGGRYGLATQCIGAGMGISTIIERL; from the coding sequence ATGGAGCTTCGCAAGGTGGTCCTGGTCGACGGAGCACGCTCACCCTTCGCGCGCGGAGGCCGCGGAAAGCTGGTCGCGACGCGGCTCGACGAGGCCGGGGCTCAGGTGGTGCGCGCGCTCCTGGCGCGCAACCCCAAGGTGAAGCCGCGCATGATCGAGGACATCGGCCTGGGCAACGTGGCCGGCTCCGGTGAGTTCGTGGGCCTGGGCAGCGTGGCGCGGCTCGCCGGGCTGCCGATGGAAGCTTGCAACTTCGTCACCAACCGGCAGTGCGGCTCGAGCATGGAGACACTCCACCGGGTCGCCACCTCGATCATGGTGGGTGCGACCGACTGCGGGCTGGCGCTGGGCATCGAGCGCATGGGCCGGCAGCTCATGGGCGGCGGACCGCGCGCTACGCCGACCCGGGTCACCAAGCTCAACCCGCGCCTGTTCCAGCTCACTCCCGAGCAGCGCAACATGGCGCCGGACCACGACCAGACCTTCTCGGTGAAGTTCCCCGACTTCATCCTCGATTCGCCGCCGCTGCAGTCCATGACCCAGACCGCGCAGAACGTGGCCGAGTGCTACGGCCTGTCGCGCGCCGAGCTCGACGCCTTCTCGGCCGAGAGTCACCGCAAGTGCGCACGCGCCTACGAGGCCGGTTTCTACAAGGATGAGCTCGTGCCGCTCGAGGTCGAGGAGCCCGTGTTCGACGCCGAGGGCAACTGGGTCGAGGCCGAGACCGGCAAGACCGTGCTGTTCGACAAGGACGAGTGTCTCCGGCCCGACACCACGGCCGAGAAGCTCGCCGGCCTGAACCCGGTGAAGGGCATCGTGAGCTACGGCAAGCAGGAGATCGTGATCACGGCGGGCAACTCCTGCCCCACCAACGACGGCATCTCCGTGGCCCTGCTGATGAGCGAGGACAAGGCGCGCGAGCTGCGGCTCGAGCCACTGGCGCGCATCGTCGGCGTGGGCGTCGCGGGCGTGAAGCCGCAGGTCATGGGCCTCGGGCCGATCCCGTCCACGAAGAGGGCGCTGCGCCACGCGGGCATCGGCGCCGACCAGATCGACCGGGTCGAGTTCAACGAGGCCTTCGCCGCACAAGTGATTCCGTCGCTGCGCGACCTGGGCATCCCCGCCGAGCGCGCGAACGTGAACGGCGGCTCGATCGCCATCGGTCACCCGCTGGGAGCCACCGGCGCACGCCTGGTCACCACGGTCGCGCGCGAGCTGCGCCGCAGCGGCGGCCGCTACGGCCTGGCGACGCAGTGCATCGGCGCGGGCATGGGCATCTCGACCATCATCGAGAGACTCTAG
- a CDS encoding lipase maturation factor family protein — translation MPDPEPPGHAAEARVAALFLRALGLVYASAFLSLRAQLDALIGSQGIVPASELLGYAREELGGGLHAALELPTLLWLTGASDWALHALCGIGAAAAALLVAGRFSLAAAGVAWLAYLSLAAVGDPFLSFQWDALLLEAGFVALFAASAEPRLGVWLARLLLFKLMFLSGAVKLLSGDPTWRDLTALTYHYWTQPLPAPTSMLAASLPVGFQKLSTALTLAIELGAPWGMLGPRRVRLGAAALLAALQLGIAATGNYGFFNLLTLALCGCLLDDRALRRFGTPRAARQSPRALAVARRAAAAALALLSVAAAAQRLTPRGSLPGPLRAVLGALAPFRSVNSYGLFAVMTTERPEILLEGSADGVTWHDYEFRWKPGDPERRASFTGPHMPRVDWQMWFAALGRCPDETWFHRFLERVLEGSQPVTAVFARDPFPEGPPRYLRTSLWQYRPAQGEERRSGAWWSRERVGPYCPVVTLSAGKLALPDDLPQ, via the coding sequence ATGCCCGATCCCGAGCCGCCGGGTCATGCGGCCGAGGCACGCGTCGCCGCGCTGTTCCTGCGCGCGCTGGGGCTCGTCTACGCCAGCGCATTCCTGTCGCTGCGCGCTCAGCTCGACGCGCTGATCGGCTCACAGGGCATCGTGCCCGCGTCGGAGCTCCTGGGCTACGCGCGCGAAGAGCTGGGCGGAGGGCTGCATGCCGCGCTCGAGCTGCCGACGCTCCTGTGGCTGACCGGCGCGAGTGACTGGGCGCTGCACGCGCTGTGTGGGATCGGCGCGGCGGCGGCGGCCTTGCTCGTCGCCGGACGTTTCTCGCTCGCGGCTGCCGGCGTCGCCTGGCTCGCGTATCTCTCGCTCGCGGCGGTCGGCGATCCGTTCCTGAGCTTCCAGTGGGACGCGCTCCTGCTCGAGGCCGGCTTCGTCGCGCTGTTCGCGGCTTCGGCCGAGCCGCGGCTGGGCGTGTGGCTCGCGCGACTCTTGCTGTTCAAGCTGATGTTCCTGTCGGGCGCGGTGAAGCTCCTGTCGGGCGACCCGACCTGGCGAGACCTCACGGCGCTCACCTATCACTACTGGACCCAGCCTCTGCCCGCGCCCACCAGCATGCTGGCCGCGTCGCTGCCCGTGGGCTTCCAGAAGCTCTCGACCGCACTCACGCTCGCGATCGAGCTCGGGGCGCCCTGGGGCATGCTCGGCCCGCGGCGCGTGCGGCTCGGCGCCGCGGCGCTGCTCGCCGCGCTGCAGCTCGGGATCGCGGCGACCGGGAACTACGGCTTCTTCAACCTGTTGACCCTGGCGCTGTGCGGATGTCTCCTGGACGACCGGGCGCTGCGGCGCTTCGGGACGCCGCGCGCCGCACGGCAGTCACCCCGCGCGCTCGCCGTCGCGCGCCGGGCCGCGGCGGCCGCGCTCGCGCTGCTGTCCGTCGCCGCGGCCGCGCAGCGACTCACGCCGCGCGGGTCGCTGCCCGGTCCGCTGCGCGCCGTGCTGGGGGCGCTGGCGCCGTTCCGCAGCGTGAACTCCTACGGCCTGTTCGCGGTCATGACCACGGAGCGGCCGGAGATTTTGCTCGAGGGCAGCGCCGACGGCGTCACCTGGCATGACTACGAGTTCCGCTGGAAGCCCGGCGACCCGGAGCGCAGAGCGAGCTTCACCGGCCCGCACATGCCGCGCGTCGACTGGCAGATGTGGTTCGCCGCGCTGGGCCGCTGCCCCGACGAGACCTGGTTCCACCGCTTCCTCGAGCGCGTGCTCGAGGGCTCCCAGCCGGTGACTGCGGTCTTCGCACGTGACCCGTTCCCCGAGGGGCCCCCGCGCTATCTCCGTACCAGCCTGTGGCAGTACCGGCCGGCACAGGGCGAAGAGCGCCGTTCTGGCGCCTGGTGGTCACGCGAGCGCGTGGGCCCGTACTGCCCGGTAGTCACTCTGAGCGCCGGGAAGCTGGCTCTGCCCGACGATCTCCCGCAGTGA
- a CDS encoding ATP-binding protein, with protein sequence MTPEPASAAERIPSESRLGPRLARLWLRVANAFIPRAQRLDPDIYRRARTAVYSCLVPFPMTLAFAWSYWCTLSGTTGALAAAIVLGTNAAAGAALLTLRRTGNVALAANFLLGYAFLEFAALAMLFGGPFSSSIYWSIILPLVAMLTGGPKLAGPWLMLCLLEYAAVFGLQLHGIEFPNRLPVARRMPLWVSSISSISLLCLVFVLIYERAKNETLRTLLGAHSALERARDSAEAANRSKSDFLANVSHEIRTPLTAILGYAELLLRESDSGAIPAGYAGTLLTIRRNGEHLLEIINDILDFSKIAAGTFDVERVPVGPVALVSDVVALMSIRAEAKHLSLAVECEPPLPEKFETDPRRLRQVLVNLIGNALKFTDRGRVLLRVTGHTGTRGPRVRFEISDTGIGISEEQMARLFQPFAQADASTARRYGGTGLGLSICKHLVELLEGEIGAQSRPGEGSTFWVELPAEPVEVTRGA encoded by the coding sequence TTGACCCCCGAGCCCGCGAGCGCGGCGGAGCGCATACCGAGTGAGTCTCGGCTGGGGCCGCGGCTCGCGCGGCTGTGGCTGCGCGTGGCGAACGCCTTCATCCCGCGCGCCCAGCGCCTCGACCCCGACATCTACCGGCGCGCGCGCACCGCGGTCTACTCGTGTCTCGTCCCGTTCCCGATGACTCTCGCGTTCGCCTGGAGCTATTGGTGCACGCTGTCGGGCACGACCGGCGCCCTGGCGGCGGCGATCGTGCTGGGCACGAACGCAGCGGCCGGCGCGGCGCTCTTGACCCTGCGCCGCACCGGCAACGTGGCGCTGGCCGCGAACTTCCTGCTCGGCTACGCGTTCCTCGAGTTCGCGGCGCTGGCCATGTTGTTCGGCGGACCGTTCTCGTCTTCGATCTACTGGTCGATCATCCTGCCGCTGGTGGCCATGCTGACCGGCGGGCCGAAGCTGGCCGGTCCCTGGCTCATGCTGTGTCTGCTCGAGTACGCGGCGGTGTTCGGCCTGCAGCTCCACGGCATCGAGTTCCCGAACCGTCTGCCGGTCGCCCGGCGCATGCCGCTGTGGGTGAGCAGCATCTCGAGCATCAGCCTCTTGTGTCTCGTGTTCGTGCTGATCTACGAGCGCGCCAAGAACGAGACGCTGCGCACGCTTCTGGGCGCGCACTCCGCGCTCGAGCGCGCGCGCGACTCGGCCGAGGCCGCCAACCGCAGCAAGAGCGACTTTCTCGCGAACGTGAGCCACGAGATCCGCACCCCGCTGACGGCCATTCTGGGCTACGCCGAGCTCTTGCTGCGCGAGAGTGACTCGGGCGCCATACCAGCGGGCTACGCGGGCACGCTGCTCACCATCCGCCGCAACGGCGAGCACCTGCTCGAGATCATCAACGACATCCTCGACTTCTCGAAGATCGCCGCCGGCACCTTCGACGTGGAGCGCGTGCCGGTCGGCCCGGTGGCGCTGGTCTCCGACGTGGTCGCGCTGATGAGCATCCGCGCCGAGGCCAAACACCTGTCGCTCGCGGTCGAGTGCGAGCCGCCGCTGCCCGAGAAGTTCGAGACCGATCCCCGCCGCCTGCGCCAGGTGCTCGTGAACCTGATCGGAAACGCGCTCAAGTTCACCGACCGCGGGCGCGTGCTGCTGCGAGTCACGGGTCACACGGGGACCCGGGGCCCGCGCGTGCGCTTCGAGATCTCGGACACGGGCATCGGCATCTCCGAAGAGCAGATGGCCCGGCTGTTCCAGCCCTTCGCGCAGGCCGACGCCTCGACCGCGCGGCGCTACGGAGGCACCGGGCTGGGTCTCTCGATTTGCAAGCACCTGGTAGAGCTGCTCGAGGGCGAGATCGGCGCCCAGAGCCGGCCGGGCGAGGGCAGCACGTTCTGGGTCGAGCTCCCGGCCGAGCCCGTCGAGGTGACTCGCGGTGCTTGA
- a CDS encoding response regulator: MLDSRLNAWLHRLELALVPAHLRGDPAALRSAGLVAGFSLVPAAFVPFLALMEWVAFPRDVALHVVPLVLAAGPVCALVPLVRRWSGRTVIAGNAMLAYAFGLFAIVTYYAGGAISPPSFWNVLIPMSAIALAGRRWAAFWAVLVLVEAVTIVWLERHGLHFENRVLPEWRALYWFASIGTLSTLIMFAGLVYERTKDVALHTLESANAELERARDEAESASSAKSDFLAILTHEIRTPMTAILGFADVLRDEWSERGFAGRHVEALATIQRSGRELLETINDLLDLSKIEAGKLELERIAFSPAELIADVLEPLRPRAQALGLELELELRPHVPGAVQSDPARLRQIALHLLENALAFTARGGIHVSLGVSSEERREYLDLRVRDTGFGIPPEKLASLFQPGLRRRPQADAGERMGLGLAMCKRLTELLGGRIEVESELGHGSTFRVLVPIAAADTPAWSPRKRGPETPAFSRASLRAHVLVVDDGPDNLRLISHVLGRAGADVVTASEGRAALACVAEAERTGRPFDVVLMDMQMPELDGYAATAELRRRGFARPIVALTAHAVPGTRESCLAAGCDDFATKPVDRRELIERIRRLCPDILRPEG; this comes from the coding sequence GTGCTTGACTCGCGGCTGAACGCCTGGCTGCACCGGCTCGAGCTTGCGCTCGTGCCGGCGCACCTGCGCGGCGATCCCGCTGCGCTGCGCTCGGCCGGCCTGGTCGCAGGCTTCTCACTCGTGCCCGCGGCGTTCGTACCGTTTCTCGCGCTCATGGAGTGGGTCGCGTTTCCGCGCGACGTGGCGCTGCACGTCGTGCCGCTCGTGCTGGCGGCGGGGCCGGTGTGCGCGCTCGTGCCGCTGGTGCGGCGCTGGAGCGGCAGGACGGTGATCGCGGGCAACGCCATGCTGGCCTACGCCTTCGGGCTGTTCGCGATCGTGACCTACTACGCGGGCGGCGCGATCTCGCCCCCGAGTTTCTGGAACGTGTTGATCCCCATGTCTGCGATCGCGCTCGCAGGCCGGCGCTGGGCCGCGTTCTGGGCGGTGCTCGTGCTCGTCGAGGCGGTGACCATCGTGTGGCTCGAGAGACATGGGCTGCACTTCGAGAACCGGGTGCTGCCGGAGTGGCGCGCCCTGTACTGGTTCGCCAGCATCGGCACGCTCTCCACGCTGATCATGTTCGCGGGACTGGTCTACGAGCGCACCAAGGACGTGGCGCTGCACACGCTCGAGTCGGCCAATGCCGAGCTCGAGCGCGCGCGCGACGAGGCCGAGAGCGCCAGCAGCGCGAAGAGTGACTTCCTGGCCATCCTGACTCACGAGATCCGCACGCCGATGACCGCGATCCTGGGCTTCGCCGACGTGCTGCGCGACGAGTGGAGCGAGCGCGGCTTCGCTGGGCGTCACGTGGAGGCGCTGGCCACGATCCAGCGCAGCGGGCGCGAGCTCCTGGAGACGATCAACGACCTGCTCGACCTGTCGAAGATCGAGGCGGGCAAGCTCGAGCTCGAGCGCATCGCGTTCTCGCCCGCGGAGCTGATCGCCGACGTGCTGGAGCCGCTGCGCCCGCGCGCGCAGGCGCTGGGGCTCGAGCTCGAGCTCGAGCTGCGCCCGCACGTGCCCGGCGCGGTGCAGAGTGACCCGGCGCGACTGCGCCAGATCGCGCTGCACCTGCTCGAGAACGCGCTCGCCTTCACGGCGCGCGGGGGGATCCACGTTTCGCTCGGCGTCTCGAGCGAGGAGCGCCGTGAGTATCTCGACCTGCGCGTGCGCGACACGGGCTTCGGCATCCCGCCCGAGAAGCTCGCCTCGCTGTTCCAGCCCGGGCTGCGCCGGCGCCCGCAGGCGGACGCCGGCGAGCGCATGGGCCTGGGGCTCGCGATGTGCAAGCGACTCACCGAGCTCTTGGGCGGCCGGATCGAGGTCGAGAGCGAGCTGGGTCACGGCAGCACCTTCCGCGTGCTCGTGCCGATCGCGGCCGCCGACACGCCGGCCTGGTCCCCGCGCAAGCGCGGGCCCGAGACACCGGCGTTCTCGCGCGCCTCGCTGCGCGCGCACGTGCTGGTGGTCGACGACGGACCGGACAACCTGCGCCTGATCTCGCACGTCCTGGGGCGCGCCGGCGCCGACGTGGTGACTGCCTCCGAGGGCAGGGCGGCGCTGGCGTGCGTGGCCGAAGCGGAGCGCACGGGCCGGCCCTTCGACGTGGTGCTGATGGACATGCAGATGCCCGAGCTGGACGGCTACGCCGCCACCGCCGAGCTGCGGCGGCGCGGCTTCGCGCGGCCGATCGTGGCGCTGACCGCCCACGCCGTGCCGGGCACGCGCGAGAGCTGCCTGGCGGCAGGCTGCGACGACTTCGCGACCAAGCCCGTCGACCGGCGCGAGCTGATCGAGCGGATTCGGCGGCTGTGCCCGGATATACTGCGGCCCGAGGGGTGA
- a CDS encoding cytochrome P450, with the protein MRPFQEIPKLGFFKGLRVALASGGGRVDMLSGLREQYESFGPVVVQLSGPFKLVNLFGPDANRLVLMDRDQIFSAKRPWDQIMGRIFTNGLLLRDGADHKHHRKVMHEAFTRPALREYVERMHPIVQRGLESLDTREPLLAFRAYKQLTLEIAAAIFVGMDLGPTTRPMNRAFEDMVAASMSRVRLPWLGREFARGLAGRKYLLELLGGMLEKKHGDGGPDMFSRLCRARTPEGEALEDSEVLDHMIFLMMAAHDTTTSTLSSLTYELATHPEWQERVREESRALGTGEPGLEDLGRLEALGWAMDETLRRYPPLPVIPRVSTQSFEFAGFEIPAGCMVVVSPIHTHHMVEWWNEPFSWDPARFTPGRAEQERHTHSWVPFGGGPHMCLGMRFAEAQVRLVMHHLVTRFRFSVPDGYRMPVQQAPISKPRDGLPVRFTPLA; encoded by the coding sequence TTGAGACCGTTCCAGGAAATCCCGAAGCTCGGCTTCTTCAAGGGCCTGCGCGTCGCGCTGGCGAGCGGCGGTGGCCGGGTCGACATGCTGTCCGGGCTGCGCGAGCAGTACGAGTCATTCGGGCCGGTCGTGGTGCAGCTCTCCGGGCCGTTCAAGCTCGTGAACCTGTTCGGCCCCGACGCCAACCGCCTGGTGCTGATGGACCGCGACCAGATCTTCAGCGCCAAGCGGCCGTGGGACCAGATCATGGGCCGGATCTTCACCAACGGGCTGCTCCTGCGCGACGGCGCCGACCACAAGCACCACCGCAAGGTCATGCACGAGGCGTTCACTCGTCCCGCGCTGCGCGAGTACGTGGAACGCATGCACCCGATCGTGCAGCGCGGGCTCGAGTCACTCGACACGCGCGAGCCGCTGCTCGCGTTCCGCGCCTACAAGCAGCTGACGCTCGAGATCGCGGCCGCGATCTTCGTCGGCATGGACCTGGGCCCCACCACGCGCCCGATGAACCGCGCCTTCGAGGACATGGTCGCGGCCTCGATGTCGCGCGTGCGCCTGCCCTGGCTGGGGCGCGAGTTCGCGCGCGGTCTGGCGGGCCGCAAGTATCTGCTCGAGCTCCTGGGCGGCATGCTCGAGAAGAAGCACGGCGACGGCGGCCCCGACATGTTCAGCCGTCTATGCCGCGCGCGCACGCCCGAGGGCGAGGCGCTCGAGGACTCCGAGGTGCTCGACCACATGATCTTCCTCATGATGGCCGCGCACGACACGACCACGAGCACGCTGTCGTCGCTCACGTACGAGCTGGCGACGCACCCCGAGTGGCAGGAGCGCGTGCGCGAGGAGTCACGCGCCCTGGGCACGGGTGAGCCGGGCCTCGAAGACCTGGGCAGGCTCGAGGCGCTGGGCTGGGCCATGGACGAGACGCTGCGCCGCTACCCGCCGCTGCCCGTGATTCCGCGCGTCAGCACCCAGAGCTTCGAGTTCGCCGGCTTCGAGATTCCGGCCGGCTGCATGGTGGTCGTGTCTCCGATCCATACCCACCACATGGTGGAGTGGTGGAACGAGCCGTTCTCCTGGGACCCCGCGCGCTTCACGCCCGGCCGCGCCGAGCAGGAGCGCCATACTCACTCCTGGGTCCCGTTCGGGGGCGGGCCGCACATGTGTCTGGGCATGCGCTTCGCCGAGGCACAGGTGCGGCTGGTCATGCACCACCTGGTCACCCGCTTCCGCTTCAGCGTGCCCGACGGCTACCGCATGCCGGTTCAGCAGGCGCCGATCTCGAAGCCGCGCGACGGTCTGCCGGTCCGCTTCACGCCGCTCGCTTGA
- a CDS encoding aldo/keto reductase, translating into MEHKTLGRSGLRVSVVGLGCNNFGMRCDLAQTRAVVSKALDLGVTLFDTADVYGGQGVSEEYLGKALEARRGEVIVATKFGMPMGEGLKRGGSRRWIVQACENSLRRLGTDWIDLYQIHFPDAATPIEETLRALDDLVRAGKVRYLGCSNFAGWQVVEAAFIARNASLSPFVSAQNQYSLIERNVERELVPACNAYGLGILPYFPLASGLLTGKYRRNETPPEGTRLAVPRFKAALSDKNFDKVEKLAAFAADAGHSLLELAIGWLASQSHVSSVIAGATKPDQIEQNVRAAEWKLGPAELAKASELAA; encoded by the coding sequence ATGGAGCACAAAACACTCGGGCGGTCCGGCCTGCGCGTGTCCGTCGTCGGTCTGGGCTGCAACAACTTCGGCATGCGCTGCGACCTGGCGCAGACGCGCGCGGTGGTGTCGAAGGCGCTCGATCTGGGAGTCACGCTGTTCGACACGGCCGACGTGTACGGCGGGCAGGGCGTCTCGGAGGAGTATCTCGGCAAGGCGCTCGAGGCGCGGCGCGGCGAGGTGATCGTCGCGACCAAGTTCGGCATGCCGATGGGCGAGGGCCTGAAGCGCGGCGGCTCGCGGCGCTGGATCGTGCAGGCCTGCGAGAACAGCTTGCGGCGGCTGGGCACGGATTGGATCGACCTGTACCAGATCCACTTCCCCGACGCGGCGACGCCGATCGAAGAGACCCTGCGCGCGCTCGACGACCTGGTGCGCGCGGGCAAGGTCCGGTATCTGGGCTGTTCGAACTTCGCGGGCTGGCAGGTGGTGGAAGCGGCGTTCATCGCGCGCAACGCGAGTCTCTCACCGTTCGTGTCCGCGCAGAACCAGTACAGCCTGATCGAGCGCAACGTGGAGCGCGAGCTCGTGCCCGCCTGCAACGCTTACGGCCTGGGCATCCTGCCGTACTTCCCGCTGGCCAGCGGGCTGCTGACGGGCAAGTATCGCCGCAACGAGACACCGCCCGAAGGCACGCGCCTGGCGGTGCCGCGCTTCAAGGCGGCGCTGTCCGACAAGAACTTCGACAAGGTCGAGAAGCTCGCGGCCTTCGCGGCCGACGCGGGTCACTCGCTGCTCGAGCTCGCGATCGGCTGGCTCGCCAGTCAGTCGCACGTGTCGAGCGTGATCGCCGGCGCGACCAAGCCCGACCAGATCGAGCAGAACGTGCGCGCCGCCGAGTGGAAGCTCGGGCCGGCGGAGCTGGCCAAGGCGAGCGAGCTGGCGGCATGA
- a CDS encoding enoyl-CoA hydratase: MSGRAIDTGTETLQARVEDGVAYLVMNRPERRNALSDEMFRGMAAALREAETASDVRCLVLTGAGGAFCSGGDVKGMAAGANRGPGVTLDERIHRQRLSQRETAGRLYRMPKPVIASLPGPAAGAGLSLALACDLRIAAESALLTTAFAKVGFSGDYGGSFFLTHLVGSARARELYYLSDRIDAKHAERLGLVNRVVPDAALADETRALAQRLASGATVAFRYMKENLNRAAEGASAEECLDLEATHHVHTGLTEDHREAAQAFVEKRTPTFKGR; this comes from the coding sequence ATGAGCGGGCGCGCGATCGACACCGGGACCGAGACGCTCCAGGCGCGGGTCGAGGACGGCGTGGCCTACCTCGTGATGAACCGGCCCGAGCGCCGCAACGCGCTCTCGGACGAGATGTTCCGCGGCATGGCAGCGGCGCTGCGCGAGGCCGAGACCGCGAGCGACGTGCGCTGTCTCGTGCTGACCGGTGCAGGCGGCGCGTTCTGCTCGGGCGGCGACGTGAAGGGCATGGCCGCAGGTGCGAATCGCGGGCCGGGAGTCACGCTCGACGAGCGCATCCATCGCCAGCGGCTCTCGCAGCGCGAGACCGCGGGGCGGCTCTACCGCATGCCCAAGCCGGTGATCGCCTCGCTGCCGGGGCCGGCCGCGGGCGCGGGTCTCTCGCTGGCGCTGGCCTGCGACCTCCGGATCGCCGCCGAGAGCGCGCTGCTCACGACTGCGTTCGCCAAGGTCGGCTTCAGCGGCGACTACGGCGGCAGCTTCTTCCTGACCCACCTGGTCGGCTCGGCCCGGGCGCGCGAGCTCTACTACCTCTCCGATCGCATCGACGCCAAGCACGCCGAGAGACTGGGCCTGGTGAATCGCGTCGTGCCCGACGCCGCGCTCGCCGACGAGACGCGCGCGCTCGCCCAGCGCCTGGCCTCGGGCGCCACCGTGGCCTTCCGCTACATGAAGGAGAACTTGAACCGCGCGGCGGAAGGCGCGAGCGCCGAGGAGTGTCTCGACCTCGAAGCCACCCACCACGTGCACACGGGACTCACCGAAGACCACCGCGAGGCCGCACAGGCGTTCGTCGAGAAACGGACGCCCACCTTCAAGGGGCGGTAG